One window from the genome of Micromonospora aurantiaca ATCC 27029 encodes:
- a CDS encoding glycosyltransferase 87 family protein, with protein MTAQADPATPVSRRWSALDTAAGGLALDLGLYAAATVFAAITAATSTLPPHRAWGAVATIGYALATLAATTQLLARRRHPGTPLAGLPARWTVAGLTWAATALLPIVTQSVERAGGRTDRAQEEVIVVEHAGARLAEHGTPYLGPDAIAALPPGEQLLGYTPYQPGMALFGLPRAAVDAWWTDSRVWFAVVTALTLVALVATLRASGGPGAPRRDAAVLRAVQAATVLPVCALTLATGGDDLPVLALCLLALALAAAGRPGLAGLAVGAAGALKLFAWPVAVVLICWAATRRSATRTALGAIGLPVLALVPVLLVDRDALVENVLRFPLGHGLVTSPAQSPFPGHLIAETLPAGRAVAAALLVAAGGAIAVRLLRRPPRTAAATAIICGYGLLAAILLMPSTRFGYLLYPAALLVLAPALALTRPDDRAAFPATAPRDPAGRRTPEG; from the coding sequence GTGACCGCCCAAGCCGACCCGGCAACCCCCGTCTCCCGCCGCTGGTCGGCACTCGACACCGCCGCCGGCGGCCTCGCCCTCGACCTGGGCCTCTACGCCGCCGCCACCGTCTTCGCCGCGATCACCGCCGCCACCTCCACCCTCCCGCCGCACCGCGCCTGGGGCGCCGTCGCCACCATCGGGTACGCGCTCGCCACGCTCGCCGCGACCACCCAGCTGCTCGCCCGCCGCCGCCACCCCGGCACCCCCCTGGCCGGCCTGCCCGCACGCTGGACCGTCGCCGGTCTCACCTGGGCCGCCACCGCGCTGCTGCCGATCGTCACGCAGAGCGTCGAACGCGCCGGCGGACGCACCGACCGCGCTCAGGAGGAGGTGATCGTGGTCGAACACGCCGGAGCCCGCCTCGCCGAGCACGGCACCCCCTACCTCGGACCCGACGCCATCGCCGCCCTGCCCCCCGGCGAGCAACTCCTCGGCTACACCCCCTACCAGCCCGGTATGGCGCTGTTCGGGCTGCCCCGTGCTGCCGTCGACGCCTGGTGGACCGACTCCCGCGTCTGGTTCGCCGTGGTCACCGCGCTCACCCTCGTCGCCCTCGTCGCCACGCTGCGCGCAAGCGGCGGCCCGGGCGCACCCCGCCGCGACGCCGCCGTCCTGCGCGCCGTCCAGGCCGCCACAGTCCTGCCCGTCTGCGCGCTCACCCTCGCCACCGGCGGCGACGACCTCCCCGTACTCGCGCTCTGCCTGCTCGCCCTCGCGCTCGCCGCCGCCGGCCGACCCGGCCTGGCCGGCCTCGCGGTCGGCGCCGCCGGTGCCCTGAAGCTCTTCGCCTGGCCGGTCGCCGTCGTGCTGATCTGCTGGGCCGCCACCCGCCGGTCCGCGACCCGCACCGCCCTCGGTGCCATCGGCCTACCCGTCCTCGCCCTGGTCCCGGTGCTCCTCGTCGACCGCGACGCCCTCGTCGAGAACGTGCTGCGCTTCCCGCTCGGCCACGGCCTCGTCACCAGCCCCGCCCAGTCGCCGTTCCCCGGGCACCTCATCGCCGAGACACTCCCGGCCGGCCGCGCCGTCGCCGCCGCGCTGCTCGTCGCCGCCGGAGGAGCCATCGCCGTCCGGCTGCTGCGCCGTCCGCCCCGCACCGCCGCCGCCACGGCCATCATCTGCGGGTACGGACTGCTCGCCGCGATCCTGCTGATGCCCTCCACCCGCTTCGGGTACCTGCTCTACCCGGCAGCCCTGCTCGTCCTCGCCCCCGCGCTGGCGCTCACCCGACCGGACGACAGGGCGGCATTCCCGGCAACCGCCCCGCGCGATCCGGCCGGAAGGCGTACACCTGAGGGATGA
- a CDS encoding phosphoribosyltransferase translates to MTTYRDRAEAGRELAERLTDLAGRPDVIVLGLVRGGVPVARVVADRLGAPLDVLVVRKLGVPWAPEVAYGALGPGGVQVLNEMVAGRISENDRAQVRRREQAELERREQRYRGGRPPLDLTGRTAVIVDDGLATGATARAAVQVARHLGAVRVLVAVPVGSEQAYDMLAADADTVVSCQLPPDFAAVGAYYEDFHEVSDDEVTQALTATA, encoded by the coding sequence ATGACCACCTACCGCGACCGGGCCGAGGCGGGACGCGAACTCGCCGAACGACTCACCGACCTCGCCGGCCGGCCCGACGTCATCGTGCTCGGCCTGGTACGCGGCGGTGTACCCGTCGCCCGGGTGGTCGCCGACCGGCTCGGCGCACCACTGGACGTCCTCGTCGTCCGCAAGCTCGGCGTGCCCTGGGCACCCGAGGTCGCGTACGGCGCGCTCGGCCCCGGCGGCGTGCAGGTCCTCAACGAGATGGTCGCCGGCCGGATCAGCGAGAACGACAGGGCCCAGGTCCGCCGCCGCGAACAGGCCGAACTGGAACGCCGCGAACAGCGCTACCGCGGCGGCCGCCCACCGCTCGACCTCACCGGGCGCACCGCCGTCATCGTGGACGACGGCCTCGCCACCGGCGCCACCGCCCGCGCCGCCGTCCAGGTCGCCCGCCACCTCGGCGCCGTCCGCGTCCTGGTCGCCGTCCCGGTCGGATCCGAGCAGGCGTACGACATGCTCGCCGCCGACGCCGACACGGTCGTGAGCTGCCAACTCCCGCCCGACTTCGCCGCCGTCGGGGCGTACTACGAGGACTTCCACGAGGTCTCCGACGACGAGGTCACGCAGGCGCTGACCGCCACTGCGTGA
- a CDS encoding zf-TFIIB domain-containing protein translates to MQMTCPKCRGEMRQYERSGVVIDQCGECRGIFLDRGELEKLFDAEANWNRQHGGAPQQPAPSGAGYPPPPPPPPAAAPHQPGYGAVPPPPPPPPGHGYAQPAYGHGQQHHGYHGHYRRKKKHGFLGELFD, encoded by the coding sequence ATGCAGATGACCTGTCCCAAGTGCCGCGGAGAAATGCGCCAGTACGAGCGCAGCGGAGTAGTCATCGACCAGTGCGGCGAATGCCGGGGCATCTTCCTCGACCGCGGCGAGCTGGAAAAGCTGTTCGATGCCGAGGCCAACTGGAACCGGCAGCACGGCGGCGCCCCGCAGCAGCCCGCGCCGTCCGGTGCCGGCTACCCGCCACCTCCGCCGCCCCCGCCCGCCGCCGCGCCGCACCAGCCCGGCTACGGCGCCGTCCCCCCGCCCCCTCCGCCGCCGCCCGGCCACGGCTACGCGCAGCCCGCGTACGGCCACGGTCAGCAGCACCACGGCTACCACGGCCACTACCGGCGCAAGAAGAAGCACGGCTTCCTCGGCGAACTGTTCGACTGA
- a CDS encoding maleylpyruvate isomerase N-terminal domain-containing protein produces MSPIRQHEALAQAYDGITAVVTPLDDAGLQRPTRCRGWLVADLLFHVLCDAQRALVALASPAPGPADVDDVSYWRAFTPGDDDVSAGHAWWARRSAAAFDRPTGVVRLWTDTAPAAVRAATAADPDGYVTTQGHVLRVPHLLATLTTEAVIHHLDLVVDLPDAPRPAADPTRVAVTTMDGLLSDDAVRPAGWDDHDYLLKAAGRVPLTDRDRLELGEAAGWFPLLG; encoded by the coding sequence ATGAGCCCGATCCGGCAGCACGAGGCGCTGGCCCAGGCGTACGACGGCATCACCGCCGTGGTCACTCCGCTCGACGACGCCGGCCTGCAGCGGCCCACCCGGTGCCGCGGCTGGCTCGTCGCCGACCTGCTCTTCCACGTGCTCTGCGACGCCCAGCGCGCACTCGTCGCTCTGGCCAGCCCCGCACCCGGACCGGCCGACGTGGACGACGTCAGCTACTGGCGCGCGTTCACCCCCGGCGACGACGACGTGAGCGCCGGGCACGCCTGGTGGGCACGCCGCTCCGCCGCCGCCTTCGACAGGCCCACAGGCGTGGTCCGGCTCTGGACCGACACCGCGCCCGCCGCCGTCCGCGCGGCCACCGCGGCCGACCCCGACGGGTACGTGACGACACAGGGGCACGTGCTGCGCGTACCCCATCTGCTCGCCACCCTGACCACCGAGGCGGTCATCCATCACCTGGACCTGGTGGTGGACCTGCCGGACGCGCCGCGGCCGGCGGCGGACCCGACGCGGGTCGCGGTGACCACGATGGACGGCCTGCTCAGCGACGACGCGGTACGGCCGGCCGGCTGGGACGACCACGACTACCTGCTGAAGGCCGCCGGGCGGGTGCCGCTCACCGACCGGGACCGGCTGGAGCTGGGCGAGGCCGCCGGCTGGTTCCCGCTGCTCGGCTGA